The following are encoded in a window of Microcoleus sp. FACHB-831 genomic DNA:
- a CDS encoding AI-2E family transporter produces MSRDRPVPPTANAIGFFVMRRFPNVQRLLIVGFSGPIIALNIWLLSQAFRYFEHLITVLTISAILAFLLNYPVRILERFRLKRDQAVIIVLLLTLTLLGFLGVTLVPILIDQTAELLKNIPDWLKTSNENLNQWEIWARERRLPIDLKGFITRITSRIESQVQAVAAQAVGLALGTVSGLVNVIFVIVLAFYMLLYGDRMWQGLVSLLPPQIGLPLSESLRLNFQNFFLSQLLLGLFMVGTLTPIFLILKVPYSLLFALLIGLAELIPFIGATLGIGLVTLLVMLKDFWLAVQVASAAIFMQQINDNLLAPKLIGDFTGLNPIWIFISILTGAQIAGLLGVLVSVPIAGTIKDTIDTIRRMRQHAIVRNDVLPSDRDNGTMP; encoded by the coding sequence TTGAGTCGAGATCGCCCAGTTCCGCCCACAGCCAATGCTATAGGTTTTTTTGTGATGCGCCGATTTCCCAATGTTCAACGCCTCTTGATAGTGGGTTTTAGCGGCCCAATTATCGCTTTAAATATCTGGCTTTTGTCCCAGGCATTTCGCTATTTTGAGCATCTGATTACTGTCTTAACTATTTCTGCGATCCTGGCGTTTCTGCTTAACTACCCGGTGCGGATATTAGAGCGGTTTCGCCTGAAAAGAGATCAGGCTGTAATAATCGTTTTGCTGCTAACTTTAACGCTTTTGGGATTCTTGGGCGTGACCCTTGTGCCGATTTTGATTGACCAAACGGCGGAGTTGTTAAAGAATATTCCCGATTGGTTGAAAACAAGTAATGAAAATTTGAATCAGTGGGAAATTTGGGCACGCGAACGGCGTTTGCCCATCGATTTGAAGGGATTTATTACTCGCATCACCTCTCGTATTGAAAGTCAAGTGCAGGCTGTGGCTGCACAAGCTGTTGGATTAGCTTTGGGTACGGTGTCTGGATTGGTAAATGTGATTTTCGTCATAGTGCTGGCGTTTTATATGCTGCTGTATGGCGATCGCATGTGGCAAGGTTTGGTTAGTCTGCTGCCGCCTCAGATCGGTTTACCCTTAAGCGAATCGCTGCGGCTGAATTTTCAGAATTTTTTCCTTTCTCAACTGCTGCTGGGACTGTTCATGGTGGGAACGCTAACCCCAATTTTTTTGATTTTGAAGGTGCCGTATTCTCTACTGTTTGCCTTGCTGATCGGTCTTGCCGAACTGATTCCTTTTATCGGCGCTACATTGGGAATTGGATTGGTGACGCTGCTGGTAATGCTTAAAGATTTTTGGTTAGCAGTTCAGGTAGCGAGCGCAGCAATCTTCATGCAACAGATCAACGATAACTTACTAGCTCCTAAGTTAATTGGCGATTTTACTGGCCTCAACCCCATCTGGATTTTCATCTCCATCTTGACAGGAGCGCAGATTGCCGGACTTTTGGGCGTCCTTGTCTCAGTCCCCATCGCTGGCACTATTAAGGACACAATTGACACCATCCGCCGAATGCGCCAGCACGCAATTGTCAGAAACGATGTTCTTCCCAGCGATCGCGACAACGGAACGATGCCTTAA
- a CDS encoding LapA family protein, producing MIRALNFLMIFLVCLALVLFSLQNTESASIQLLQGVQVQAPICIELIVAMGVGAILAWFFSLWTRLQRAMISRKEIRVVRQKDERIQELEQKIERYQAEIQEPQQLPPSAETQTEATPATELLANKI from the coding sequence ATGATACGAGCGCTTAACTTTTTGATGATCTTCCTTGTTTGTTTAGCCTTAGTGCTATTCAGCTTGCAAAATACTGAGTCTGCTTCCATTCAACTTTTGCAGGGAGTCCAAGTTCAAGCACCCATATGCATAGAACTGATTGTGGCAATGGGCGTGGGAGCTATTCTGGCATGGTTTTTCAGTCTATGGACGCGGTTGCAACGGGCTATGATATCAAGAAAGGAAATTCGTGTTGTTCGCCAGAAAGATGAACGGATTCAGGAACTAGAACAAAAAATTGAACGTTATCAGGCTGAGATTCAAGAGCCACAACAACTGCCGCCTAGTGCTGAAACACAAACCGAAGCGACACCAGCAACAGAGCTATTGGCTAACAAAATTTAG
- a CDS encoding segregation/condensation protein A produces MTVSSTAQEAIALLIDTAQRGEIDPWDVQVIEVIDRYLSTLSVDTGGSQSTFEANLSQSGQAFLWASMLVLLKADTLSNQSTPEEEQEPIDEDLADDFSSQFGQLPSNLERHIRRRPSAMPPQRRPVTLQDLIEQIKQIADILEEKVPAPKIRRRITQSSTQAARAIAALAHQENLTEVAGQLERLLADHWPLLPPGQDWLHLDQLVNLWAKTPASVEAGHLPEAGSHRSQSNDRVGVFWALLLLSAQSKVELAQEEFYQDIKIRAL; encoded by the coding sequence ATGACGGTTTCTTCGACAGCTCAGGAAGCGATCGCGCTTTTGATTGACACCGCCCAGCGAGGGGAAATTGACCCTTGGGACGTTCAGGTAATTGAGGTTATCGATCGCTACTTGAGTACGCTGAGTGTAGACACCGGGGGGAGTCAAAGCACTTTTGAAGCAAATCTGTCCCAGTCCGGACAGGCTTTTCTGTGGGCGTCTATGCTGGTGTTGCTCAAAGCAGACACTCTCTCAAATCAGTCAACGCCAGAAGAGGAGCAAGAACCCATCGATGAAGACCTTGCGGATGACTTTAGTAGTCAATTTGGCCAGTTGCCTTCAAATCTAGAGCGCCATATACGACGACGCCCAAGCGCAATGCCGCCCCAAAGACGGCCAGTAACGCTACAGGATTTGATCGAGCAGATCAAACAAATAGCAGACATACTCGAAGAAAAAGTTCCCGCGCCAAAGATTCGCCGTCGCATTACCCAGTCTTCCACTCAGGCAGCAAGAGCGATCGCCGCCCTAGCTCACCAAGAAAATCTCACCGAAGTAGCAGGACAACTCGAACGCCTGCTAGCCGATCATTGGCCGCTTCTTCCCCCCGGACAGGATTGGCTGCATCTCGATCAACTGGTAAACTTGTGGGCTAAGACCCCCGCATCTGTTGAGGCAGGGCATCTACCAGAGGCTGGTTCTCATCGCTCGCAGTCCAACGATCGCGTGGGTGTGTTTTGGGCAC